From the Cryptomeria japonica chromosome 2, Sugi_1.0, whole genome shotgun sequence genome, one window contains:
- the LOC131042089 gene encoding blue copper protein-like: MAVQIAAMAALLVLCASYHYADATDYTVGDAQQWGFGANYTTWASSKTFLVGDTLVFTYANGAHDVLEVQKSAYDSCATSNPTKQYTDGNTRISLTSSGTRYFICGITGHCSGGMKVAVTVSAGTSTTPSAPSPSTKTAPGPTSAGHVSQMKDVLVLLFGSLIMSVILA, from the exons ATGGCAGTTCAGATTGCAGCAATGGCGGCTCTGTTGGTGTTGTGTGCATCTTATCATTATGCAGACGCCACTGACTACACAGTGGGAGACGCCCAGCAGTGGGGTTTTGGTGCAAACTATACCACCTGGGCTTCCTCAAAAACATTCCTTGTGGGCGACACCTTGG TGTTCACCTATGCAAATGGAGCGCATGACGTGTTGGAGGTGCAGAAGTCGGCTTATGATTCGTGCGCTACAAGTAACCCAACGAAGCAGTACACAGATGGAAACACAAGAATTTCACTGACAAGCAGTGGGACAAGGTATTTCATCTGTGGAATTACAGGCCACTGCAGTGGTGGTATGAAGGTGGCAGTCACCGTTTCAGCCGGTACTTCCACCACTCCCTCCGCCCCATCTCCCTCAACTAAGACTGCGCCAGGACCTACCAGTGCCGGACACGTGTCACAGATGAAGGATGTGTTGGTCTTGCTGTTTGGCTCTCTTATAATGTCTGTGATCTTGGCTTAA